A single region of the Bacteroides luhongzhouii genome encodes:
- a CDS encoding phage antirepressor: protein MNEITIFKNERFGEVRTATSESGEPLFAAVDVARALGYANTRDAISKHCKRVTKRDGVAHTTNQHGVVTNQVVEMSFINEGDVLRLIMRSKLPQAEAFQDWVCEEILPSIRKHGAYMTPETVVQMFQNPDALIQLLTTLKSEQEQNALLRAQREANAKAIEAMQPKAEYFDTVLSSSSLVTTNTIAAKLGISAQRLNKFLCESGIQYKQSGLYFLYSDLRGKGLEGYQTFARTDSRTGEIKTIEHMYWTEKGAYFIINLYQETTSKLLN from the coding sequence ATGAACGAGATTACTATTTTCAAAAACGAGAGATTCGGAGAAGTAAGAACCGCAACAAGTGAAAGCGGAGAACCTTTATTTGCGGCTGTAGATGTGGCGCGCGCATTGGGATACGCAAATACTAGGGATGCAATTAGTAAGCATTGCAAGCGAGTGACAAAGCGCGACGGGGTCGCCCACACAACCAATCAACACGGCGTAGTAACGAATCAGGTAGTAGAGATGTCATTTATCAATGAGGGCGACGTTCTTAGATTAATAATGCGATCCAAATTACCGCAAGCGGAAGCCTTTCAAGATTGGGTATGTGAAGAGATATTGCCAAGTATTCGCAAACATGGCGCGTATATGACGCCCGAAACTGTTGTGCAGATGTTCCAGAACCCGGACGCCCTGATACAGTTGCTCACCACCCTAAAGAGCGAGCAGGAACAAAACGCCTTACTCCGTGCACAAAGAGAGGCTAACGCAAAAGCTATCGAAGCGATGCAGCCAAAAGCGGAGTATTTCGATACTGTATTATCTTCTTCGTCTCTAGTTACTACTAACACGATAGCCGCAAAGTTGGGAATAAGTGCCCAGAGATTAAATAAATTCCTATGTGAATCAGGAATACAGTATAAACAAAGCGGTTTGTATTTTCTCTACTCCGACCTTCGCGGAAAGGGATTGGAAGGTTATCAAACATTTGCCCGCACCGATTCAAGAACAGGTGAGATTAAAACGATAGAGCACATGTATTGGACGGAAAAAGGCGCATATTTTATTATTAATTTATATCAAGAAACGACATCTAAACTACTGAATTAA
- a CDS encoding helix-turn-helix domain-containing protein — protein sequence MTTEERLSKLEQAILLAGLGTKEILTFDEACVFMGVTRSHLYKLTSGGKVIHYKPNGKMIYFKRDELSEWLLQNRVSTSEEIAMKATTYTMNHRARV from the coding sequence ATGACGACAGAAGAAAGATTATCAAAATTAGAACAGGCTATTTTATTAGCCGGATTAGGAACAAAGGAAATATTAACCTTTGATGAAGCGTGCGTATTTATGGGCGTAACGCGTTCACATCTCTATAAATTAACGTCCGGCGGAAAAGTAATACACTATAAGCCAAACGGGAAAATGATTTATTTTAAACGTGATGAGCTATCCGAATGGCTTTTACAGAATCGCGTGTCTACATCGGAAGAAATCGCGATGAAGGCGACTACCTACACAATGAATCACCGGGCGAGAGTATAA
- a CDS encoding tyrosine-type recombinase/integrase, with product MAAKKVVRSDNTYMISTDDTDNPKLGAKILSDGRESLFLDYYLGYIMVYDESKDKTVAKKDRKREALKLYLWQAPRTPLERQQNKETLELAKKIRFERSQELLENITGYRLRKERKVNFLDYFQAYNDRYTKKDVRMMKGVLTRFIDFLKIEYPQYSTYLKPEQITKDMVSLFVEYLQSRSKGEGALDYYSKFKKVINYAIDNDVIAKNPCKGVVCKCDKQVLRKDVLSLEEMQALISTHYDNENPEIRRAFIFCLYTGIRFCDVQDLKYSNVDYSNKILSFEQNKTKGHSANSGVVIPLNDDLLQLIGEPHTEQYEEETIFRLPSATMCLKALRRWTKRAGITKHITWHCARHSFAVNILNNGANIKTVASLLGHSGLKHTEKYTRAVDSLKEAAINSLPKLKL from the coding sequence ATGGCAGCAAAGAAAGTGGTAAGGTCTGATAATACTTATATGATAAGCACGGACGATACGGATAATCCGAAATTGGGGGCAAAGATACTCTCTGACGGTCGAGAAAGCTTGTTTCTTGATTATTATTTGGGATATATAATGGTATATGATGAGTCGAAAGATAAGACGGTAGCCAAGAAAGACAGAAAGAGAGAGGCTTTAAAACTTTATCTTTGGCAAGCTCCAAGAACCCCACTTGAAAGACAGCAAAATAAAGAAACATTAGAACTGGCAAAAAAGATTCGGTTTGAACGCAGTCAAGAATTGTTAGAAAACATTACCGGATACAGGTTGAGGAAAGAGCGAAAGGTTAATTTTCTTGATTATTTTCAAGCATATAACGACCGATACACAAAGAAAGATGTTCGAATGATGAAAGGTGTATTAACCCGTTTTATTGACTTCCTGAAAATAGAATACCCACAATATAGTACATACCTTAAGCCCGAACAAATTACAAAAGACATGGTGTCTCTTTTCGTAGAATACTTGCAGAGTAGGAGCAAGGGCGAGGGCGCATTAGATTATTATAGCAAGTTTAAAAAGGTTATCAATTACGCAATAGATAACGATGTAATAGCAAAGAACCCGTGCAAAGGTGTTGTTTGCAAGTGCGATAAACAAGTCTTAAGAAAGGATGTTCTTTCATTAGAGGAAATGCAAGCTTTGATAAGTACGCATTATGATAACGAGAATCCCGAAATAAGGCGGGCGTTTATATTCTGTTTATATACGGGTATTCGTTTTTGTGATGTGCAGGATTTGAAATACTCGAATGTAGACTACTCAAATAAAATACTTAGTTTCGAGCAGAATAAAACAAAGGGACATAGTGCAAATAGTGGGGTTGTGATTCCTTTAAATGATGATTTGTTACAGTTGATCGGAGAACCTCATACGGAACAATACGAGGAAGAAACTATTTTCAGATTGCCAAGTGCTACAATGTGCCTTAAAGCGCTAAGGCGTTGGACTAAGCGGGCGGGGATAACCAAACATATAACATGGCATTGTGCCCGCCATTCCTTTGCGGTGAATATCCTGAATAATGGGGCTAATATTAAAACCGTTGCAAGCTTGTTAGGACATAGCGGATTAAAACACACGGAGAAATACACGCGCGCCGTTGACAGCTTGAAAGAAGCAGCTATAAATAGTTTACCGAAACTTAAATTGTAA
- a CDS encoding MutS-related protein, translating into MNKNFEIDKQTLNDLNILGKYKNNSIYSLFCDTTTHGGELLLEQMFNHPLTNAEEINKRSAVFKCFSDHTSTFPENHENFEIVEQYLTGSNGGGHWVNSFFRLCKLEAMKLLSNDPRLHIWQEQVSITLAFLKKASTYLETLPEVVKGTSLEERVTYGITLLRNGQMRRLLSVDANENMNLKDLFILDKVLSYSLNDSLLKLLELFYELDVAIVVGRVAKERKFCFATAYADHEVSVNICGLFHPHIPGAISNDLEITRNKNIFFLTGANMAGKSTLMKSFGIAVYMAHMGFPIAAKNMQFTVQDGMYTSINVPDNINMGYSHFYAEVLRVKKVAIEVSLSKRLVVIFDELFKGTNVKDAYDATLAVTAALAKRRTCSFMISTHIIEVGQDLAKSCNNVSFSYLPTIMKEKVPTYTYRLETGITNDKHGMIIIENEHIVDIIRRRKQPQKK; encoded by the coding sequence ATGAATAAGAATTTTGAAATAGACAAGCAAACCTTGAATGACTTAAACATTCTGGGGAAATATAAAAACAATTCGATTTATAGCCTTTTTTGCGATACGACTACTCATGGCGGCGAATTGTTGCTGGAACAAATGTTTAATCATCCGTTAACGAATGCAGAAGAAATAAATAAACGAAGTGCAGTCTTCAAATGCTTTAGCGACCATACGTCAACGTTTCCGGAAAATCATGAGAATTTTGAGATTGTAGAGCAATACCTTACTGGCTCCAATGGTGGAGGACATTGGGTAAATTCATTCTTTCGCCTTTGTAAATTAGAAGCTATGAAGTTGCTCAGTAACGATCCGCGCCTACATATCTGGCAGGAACAAGTGAGCATCACACTTGCTTTTTTGAAAAAAGCGTCGACATATCTGGAAACATTACCCGAAGTGGTGAAAGGAACTTCTTTAGAGGAACGTGTAACGTATGGGATAACCCTGCTGCGGAACGGTCAAATGCGCCGGTTGCTATCGGTAGATGCCAATGAGAATATGAATTTGAAAGATTTATTTATCCTCGACAAAGTATTGTCATACTCTCTGAACGATTCTTTGTTAAAGTTATTGGAGCTGTTTTATGAATTGGATGTGGCTATCGTGGTGGGTAGAGTAGCTAAAGAACGGAAATTCTGTTTTGCAACAGCTTACGCTGATCATGAAGTATCTGTGAACATTTGCGGATTATTCCATCCTCACATACCGGGAGCAATATCCAACGACTTGGAAATAACGAGAAACAAAAACATATTTTTCCTGACGGGAGCGAATATGGCCGGAAAATCGACCTTAATGAAATCTTTCGGAATAGCGGTTTATATGGCTCACATGGGATTTCCCATAGCGGCAAAAAACATGCAATTCACAGTGCAGGACGGGATGTACACCTCTATCAATGTACCGGACAATATAAATATGGGATACAGTCATTTTTATGCAGAAGTATTAAGGGTAAAGAAAGTGGCAATAGAAGTGAGCCTTTCCAAACGGTTAGTTGTTATTTTCGACGAATTGTTCAAAGGAACGAATGTGAAAGACGCCTATGATGCCACTTTGGCCGTGACCGCCGCATTGGCAAAAAGACGCACTTGTTCGTTTATGATATCAACACATATCATAGAAGTCGGACAGGATTTGGCAAAATCATGTAATAATGTATCATTCTCCTACTTACCTACTATAATGAAGGAGAAAGTCCCGACTTATACATACCGTTTGGAAACAGGTATTACTAATGACAAGCATGGAATGATTATTATTGAAAATGAACACATTGTAGATATCATCCGCAGAAGAAAACAACCCCAGAAAAAATGA
- a CDS encoding MutS-related protein: MVFQIDTQTLNDLAVFGTGRTKTIYEIFNRVKTRGGAKLLEEMFLYPLAEVKTIQKRVNMIRYYGEHKTVFPFRSCIFDAVEFYLDNTDSRSQLMMQDNTLERKVKSFITTDAEYSWIHGGIMGCLELFNTLDDFLRAPEDETYTNIAEIHTTLRQLLQNEKWSWYPDEKGKKKISYEKAVSYDKILRFEEGGRIRKMLYYVYLIDVYTTVAQIAGERKFTYPQVYPSERNILSLKGVFHPFLSHPVGNTLYVDKDSSIIFLTGANMAGKSTFMKSVSIAVYLAHVGFPVPAESMEFSVYDGMFTTINLPDNLNMGYSHFYSEVLRLKKVAQQMEQGARLFIVFDELFRGTNVKDAYDATLAVTEAFAEVSDCTFIISTHIIEVGTTLKERCNNIRFVYLPTSMDGNKPVYTYHLTEGITNDRHGMIIINNEKIIDIINGKEDE; encoded by the coding sequence ATGGTTTTTCAGATAGATACGCAGACATTGAATGATTTGGCCGTTTTCGGGACAGGACGGACAAAAACAATATATGAGATATTCAATCGGGTGAAGACTCGGGGAGGTGCGAAATTATTGGAGGAAATGTTCCTATATCCACTTGCTGAAGTGAAAACAATACAGAAACGAGTGAATATGATTCGTTACTACGGAGAGCATAAGACAGTTTTTCCGTTCCGCAGCTGCATATTTGATGCTGTTGAGTTTTATCTTGACAACACGGACAGCAGAAGCCAATTGATGATGCAAGACAATACACTGGAACGCAAAGTGAAAAGCTTCATTACCACAGATGCTGAATATTCATGGATACATGGCGGAATCATGGGATGCCTGGAACTATTCAATACATTGGACGACTTTTTGAGGGCTCCGGAAGACGAAACGTATACAAATATAGCAGAGATACATACAACATTGCGTCAATTGTTACAAAACGAAAAATGGAGTTGGTATCCGGATGAGAAAGGAAAGAAGAAGATTAGTTATGAAAAGGCTGTGAGTTATGACAAAATTTTGCGATTTGAAGAAGGTGGACGCATCCGTAAGATGTTATATTATGTCTATTTAATAGATGTCTATACCACAGTGGCACAGATTGCAGGCGAGCGAAAGTTCACTTATCCGCAAGTTTACCCTTCCGAACGTAATATCCTGAGTTTGAAGGGTGTGTTCCATCCTTTTCTGTCCCATCCGGTAGGCAACACTCTTTATGTAGATAAGGACAGTAGCATAATATTTCTGACCGGTGCTAATATGGCCGGGAAATCAACATTCATGAAGTCCGTTTCTATTGCGGTATATCTTGCTCATGTCGGTTTTCCCGTTCCTGCGGAATCAATGGAGTTCTCTGTATATGACGGCATGTTTACGACAATCAACCTGCCGGATAACCTGAACATGGGATACAGTCATTTCTATTCAGAGGTGCTGCGTCTGAAAAAGGTAGCGCAACAAATGGAGCAAGGAGCAAGACTGTTTATTGTTTTTGACGAGTTATTTCGAGGAACAAACGTAAAAGACGCTTATGACGCAACATTAGCTGTGACAGAAGCTTTTGCTGAAGTATCGGATTGTACTTTCATCATTTCCACCCATATCATTGAGGTAGGAACCACATTGAAAGAGCGCTGCAACAACATTCGCTTTGTTTACCTGCCCACTTCAATGGACGGTAATAAACCTGTATACACTTACCATCTCACAGAAGGTATTACAAACGATCGTCATGGAATGATAATTATTAATAACGAGAAAATCATTGATATTATAAACGGCAAAGAAGATGAATAA
- a CDS encoding Gldg family protein — protein MRTIYKIAKTELQTLFYSPVAWLVIVIFIFQTGMTFTNMIDGLVRNQSLGYEVTAVTANTFANLWGGVFPAIQGYLFLYIPLLTMGLMSREFGSGSIKLLYSSPVTNIQIILGKFLSMMIYGLVLIALVLIFVIFGAFSIKDFDFPQVFAGLLGIYLLICAYAAVGLFMSSLTSYQVVAAMLTLAMLGALNYVKDMWQDIEFVRDITYWLSISGRATEFVRGLICSEDLLYFIIVITMFLTLAIIRLQACRQKSPWLLTLGKYTGVILLACFLGYLSSRPMLMGYYDSTATKINTLTPNSQDVISRLDGGLTIKSYLNALDERDIWTAAPSRVKTDQERFRQYVRFKPDIKLEYIYYYDTIQSVSQNNRFPNMNTEQRAKEIMRIHNMDSTLFLTPAQIRKQIDLSGEGNLFVRVLERENGQKTFLRVFDDMQHLPGESEITAAFKRIAMQLPSVGFLTGHGERDINLVGDRAYSTFALDKKFRYALINQGFDVTNVSLDNEIPNDINIMVIAEMKEPLTEAEEQRLDHYIARGGNLLITCEPSRSMATSVLLDKLGVKLSQGILVNPTENFLADLIVANPTQEATDLNFYFSEMKKSGRSLVMPGVAGLEYTEDKGYTVVPLFVTDSLAWNEVETTNFVDEQPVLSANKGEVRKSHATALALSRKVEDKEQKIMILGDADCFSNGELSMTRKGISSSNYSVLMGGFYWMSDNEVPIDVRRPAVPDNEIYLNEHQIGTWKLLLTWVLPGILLIISIIIWLRRRGR, from the coding sequence ATGAGAACGATATATAAAATAGCAAAAACAGAGCTGCAAACTCTGTTCTATTCACCTGTGGCCTGGCTTGTCATAGTCATATTCATATTTCAGACAGGCATGACTTTTACAAATATGATAGATGGGTTGGTACGCAATCAATCGTTGGGATACGAAGTGACTGCTGTTACAGCAAATACATTTGCTAATCTATGGGGTGGCGTATTTCCAGCTATTCAAGGGTACTTATTCCTTTATATTCCTTTGTTAACAATGGGGTTGATGAGCCGTGAATTTGGCAGCGGTTCCATCAAATTGCTATACTCATCGCCTGTTACAAACATACAAATCATTTTAGGAAAGTTCTTGTCTATGATGATTTATGGACTGGTGTTGATTGCATTAGTGCTCATATTTGTGATTTTCGGCGCATTTTCGATAAAAGATTTTGATTTTCCACAAGTTTTTGCTGGTTTGTTGGGTATCTACCTTCTAATTTGCGCCTATGCCGCAGTAGGTCTTTTTATGTCGAGTCTGACTTCATATCAGGTAGTGGCAGCCATGCTGACGTTGGCCATGCTGGGTGCACTGAACTATGTAAAAGACATGTGGCAGGATATTGAATTTGTACGCGACATAACTTATTGGTTATCTATTTCAGGACGCGCAACCGAATTTGTGCGTGGGTTGATATGCAGTGAAGATCTTCTCTACTTCATCATCGTAATAACCATGTTCTTGACTTTAGCCATCATACGCCTACAGGCATGCCGCCAGAAAAGTCCATGGTTACTGACTTTGGGCAAATATACAGGAGTCATCTTGCTAGCTTGTTTTTTAGGATATTTATCTTCACGTCCTATGTTAATGGGTTATTACGATTCCACTGCCACCAAAATAAATACTTTGACTCCCAACAGTCAGGATGTCATCAGCCGTCTGGATGGCGGGTTGACCATAAAAAGTTATCTCAACGCACTAGATGAGCGGGATATATGGACGGCGGCTCCTTCGCGGGTTAAAACCGACCAGGAACGTTTCAGGCAGTATGTCCGTTTCAAACCGGATATAAAATTAGAATACATATACTATTATGACACCATCCAAAGCGTATCGCAAAACAACCGTTTCCCCAACATGAATACGGAGCAACGCGCCAAAGAGATCATGCGCATTCACAACATGGATTCTACCCTATTCTTGACACCGGCACAAATCCGTAAACAAATTGATTTGTCCGGTGAAGGCAATCTTTTTGTTCGCGTACTTGAACGAGAGAACGGGCAAAAAACATTCTTGCGTGTATTTGATGATATGCAACACCTTCCGGGAGAATCTGAAATCACTGCAGCGTTTAAGCGTATCGCAATGCAACTGCCTAGCGTAGGCTTCCTTACCGGACATGGCGAAAGAGACATAAACCTTGTGGGGGACAGAGCTTACAGTACTTTTGCCTTAGATAAGAAATTCCGTTATGCATTGATAAATCAAGGTTTTGACGTAACTAATGTGAGCTTGGACAATGAAATTCCTAATGATATAAACATCATGGTCATTGCCGAAATGAAAGAGCCTCTTACGGAAGCGGAAGAACAACGTTTGGATCATTATATAGCTCGTGGTGGAAATCTATTAATTACATGTGAACCAAGCCGTTCGATGGCTACAAGCGTGTTATTGGATAAACTCGGCGTTAAATTATCTCAAGGAATTCTGGTGAATCCGACAGAGAATTTCCTGGCTGACCTGATAGTAGCCAATCCAACCCAAGAAGCGACAGACCTGAACTTCTATTTTTCCGAAATGAAAAAGAGTGGAAGAAGCCTTGTCATGCCCGGTGTTGCCGGACTGGAATATACCGAAGACAAAGGATATACAGTTGTTCCTTTGTTTGTAACCGACTCGTTGGCATGGAACGAGGTGGAAACAACCAACTTCGTAGATGAACAACCTGTGCTGTCTGCAAATAAGGGAGAAGTACGGAAATCACATGCAACGGCATTGGCCCTTTCACGTAAAGTAGAAGACAAAGAACAAAAAATAATGATATTGGGCGATGCCGATTGCTTCAGTAATGGAGAATTAAGCATGACCCGTAAAGGAATTTCCTCATCCAACTATTCTGTCCTCATGGGAGGATTCTATTGGATGTCGGACAATGAAGTGCCCATTGATGTCCGTCGCCCGGCTGTCCCTGATAATGAAATTTATCTGAACGAACACCAGATCGGAACATGGAAGCTACTTCTGACATGGGTTTTACCGGGAATACTTCTGATTATTTCCATCATTATTTGGCTGAGAAGACGAGGAAGGTAA
- a CDS encoding ABC transporter ATP-binding protein: MEEVIVKVENLSHRYSVQWAIRDINFEILKNGVYGLLGSNGAGKSTTMNIMCGVLKPTQGNVFIKGINTRENPVEAKRHIGFLPQQPPLHIDLTVEEYLEYSASLRQIPAKQVHAAVVEVMGKCGISHFQKRLIRNLSGGYQQRVGIAQAIIHKPDFVVLDEPTNGLDPNQILEIRHLIKEIAEERTVVLSTHILSEVQATCKHIRMIEQGKLVFVGTVDEFDNYITPSSVCVSLLARPSTEELSAIPGLVKVEELGGTKFRLHFTNAQEMLEKVVEISSTRGWRLNEIYLEKSSLNDIFAKLSKK; the protein is encoded by the coding sequence ATGGAAGAAGTTATTGTTAAAGTCGAAAATTTATCTCATCGCTATAGCGTGCAATGGGCAATCAGAGACATCAATTTTGAGATCCTTAAAAATGGTGTTTATGGTTTGCTCGGCTCTAACGGAGCCGGCAAGTCAACTACAATGAACATCATGTGCGGTGTCTTGAAACCTACTCAAGGTAATGTTTTTATCAAAGGAATCAACACTCGTGAAAACCCGGTGGAAGCCAAACGGCATATTGGCTTCTTACCACAACAACCGCCTTTGCACATTGATTTAACTGTAGAAGAATATCTTGAATACAGTGCCAGCCTTCGCCAAATTCCTGCTAAACAGGTTCACGCGGCCGTAGTAGAGGTAATGGGGAAATGCGGAATCTCTCATTTCCAAAAACGACTGATTCGCAATTTATCCGGAGGATACCAGCAAAGAGTGGGCATTGCACAAGCTATTATCCATAAACCGGACTTTGTAGTATTGGACGAGCCCACCAACGGATTGGATCCGAATCAAATTCTGGAAATTCGCCATTTGATAAAAGAAATAGCAGAAGAACGTACCGTTGTGCTTTCCACACATATTCTTTCGGAAGTGCAGGCCACCTGCAAACACATCCGTATGATCGAGCAAGGCAAACTGGTGTTTGTCGGAACTGTGGACGAATTTGATAATTACATTACGCCAAGTTCCGTATGCGTATCGTTATTGGCAAGACCTTCAACAGAAGAGCTTTCTGCCATACCGGGACTTGTCAAAGTGGAAGAGTTGGGTGGAACAAAATTCCGCCTTCATTTTACCAATGCCCAAGAAATGCTGGAAAAGGTAGTAGAAATCAGTTCCACACGAGGTTGGCGCTTGAACGAAATCTATTTAGAAAAAAGTTCACTAAATGACATATTCGCTAAATTATCCAAGAAATAA
- a CDS encoding RagB/SusD family nutrient uptake outer membrane protein: protein MIDIKKIIIGLIGMLTLGACSDFLEEQSQDEVIVQTVADYSQFLLGSAYGMGYYDLLYLLDDDVELEEKQYYGGDNLNAINYYGYFTWQPDMWERWFKLTDIYIDIYSQLKGVNATLDGIDDATGSDIERDYVKGEAYGLRGFYYFLLVNLYGEPYHSNRQALGVPLKLTAGLTENGIERNTVEEVYKQIVNDLKVSAELFERHPKRGKNFRFNLTSAYIMLSRVYLYMEQWEDAAKAASRAIETAEGLTNYTTMTSLTIATYKHSEVEWRYGRGQLKTGYRPSQTLLDLYDDNDCRKKFWFSIGGFTGTTTSKKNPDYSEGVSGPTNTLRISEAYLNRAEAYAQMEGKTDKALADLNTLRRYRIVGYEDITDISNLLDEIRVERRLELCFDEQRWFDLRRYGMPSITHRYKAKKEDVWLTFTLKEKDPLYTIPLSTIVMNNNNSLKQNASAYEPARKGNE from the coding sequence ATGATTGATATAAAAAAAATAATAATAGGTTTAATCGGAATGTTGACGCTGGGTGCTTGTTCCGATTTTCTGGAAGAACAATCACAAGACGAAGTGATTGTGCAAACAGTTGCAGACTACAGCCAGTTCTTATTAGGCTCTGCTTACGGAATGGGGTATTACGACCTGCTATACTTGCTTGATGATGATGTGGAGTTGGAAGAAAAGCAATATTACGGTGGCGACAACCTCAATGCCATCAATTATTACGGATATTTCACCTGGCAGCCGGACATGTGGGAAAGGTGGTTTAAATTAACCGATATATACATCGACATTTACAGCCAACTGAAAGGTGTGAATGCCACCTTGGACGGCATTGATGATGCTACCGGATCTGACATAGAGAGAGATTATGTGAAAGGTGAGGCTTACGGGTTGCGTGGGTTCTATTATTTCCTGTTAGTCAACCTGTATGGAGAGCCCTATCATTCCAACCGACAGGCATTAGGCGTACCTTTGAAGTTAACGGCAGGACTGACTGAAAATGGAATTGAACGAAACACGGTGGAAGAAGTATATAAACAGATTGTAAATGACTTGAAAGTTTCTGCAGAATTGTTTGAGAGACATCCGAAACGCGGAAAGAATTTCCGGTTCAATTTGACTTCCGCTTATATCATGCTGTCACGCGTTTACTTATATATGGAACAGTGGGAAGATGCAGCCAAAGCAGCAAGCAGGGCTATTGAAACAGCGGAAGGCTTGACCAACTATACAACAATGACCAGTCTCACCATAGCCACCTACAAACATTCGGAAGTGGAATGGCGCTATGGCAGAGGGCAATTAAAAACAGGATATCGTCCTTCACAAACATTGCTTGACCTTTATGATGACAATGATTGCCGGAAAAAATTCTGGTTTAGTATTGGCGGTTTTACAGGAACTACTACGTCTAAAAAAAATCCCGATTATTCCGAAGGGGTTTCCGGACCGACAAACACCTTGCGCATTTCCGAAGCCTACCTGAACCGTGCAGAAGCATACGCACAAATGGAAGGTAAAACAGACAAAGCATTGGCGGACTTGAACACATTACGCCGATACCGTATTGTGGGATATGAAGACATCACGGATATATCCAACTTGTTGGATGAAATCAGAGTTGAACGCAGGCTGGAACTCTGTTTTGACGAACAGCGCTGGTTTGACTTGCGCCGCTACGGAATGCCAAGCATTACCCATAGATATAAAGCCAAAAAGGAAGATGTCTGGTTGACTTTCACACTGAAAGAAAAAGATCCGCTCTACACGATACCTCTTTCTACAATCGTAATGAACAATAACAACAGCTTGAAGCAGAATGCATCGGCTTATGAGCCAGCACGCAAAGGCAATGAATAA